A single genomic interval of Leifsonia shinshuensis harbors:
- a CDS encoding heavy metal-responsive transcriptional regulator: protein MRIGDLAINADVNAQTIRFYERRGLLPPTVRAANGYRQYDGAAVSRLRFIRSAQAAGLTLTEIASIIALRQDGQVPCAHVSALLADKLEGVRSQQRELERLEAELIQLINISRDSDPADCSAAAVCQIIPSDT from the coding sequence ATGCGAATCGGAGACCTCGCCATTAACGCCGATGTGAACGCGCAAACCATCAGGTTCTATGAACGTCGAGGGCTGCTGCCCCCAACCGTGCGCGCGGCAAACGGCTATCGGCAGTACGACGGGGCGGCCGTCTCCCGGCTCAGGTTCATCCGATCCGCCCAAGCCGCGGGTCTGACGCTTACCGAAATCGCCAGCATCATTGCGCTCCGACAGGACGGTCAAGTCCCATGCGCTCATGTCTCGGCACTCCTGGCCGACAAACTCGAAGGCGTCCGCAGCCAGCAACGAGAACTCGAGCGTCTCGAAGCGGAACTCATTCAGCTCATTAATATCAGCCGAGACTCCGATCCGGCCGATTGCTCAGCAGCGGCGGTGTGCCAGATCATCCCGAGCGATACGTAG